The DNA sequence TGCTGGCCATGTCCTTTCTGACCAGGATGGTCCCGGCCAGATCAGGGGATGAAGAATCCCTGGCCGGATCCATGGCCTGGTTTTCCCTGGTGGGCCTGGTTCTGGGGGTGATCATGGTCCTGCCCTGCCTGCTGGGTCTGGCTGGTAATTATCCTCTGGTCCAGGCCCTGATGGTCCTGGGACTGGGTTTTTATCTGACCAGGGGGCTGCACTGGGACGGATGGGCTGATCTGTGGGATGGCTGGGCCAGCCAGGCTGACGGGGAGAGGTTCTGGACCATAGTCAAGGACAGCCGGACAGGGGCCTTTGGTGTGGCTGGGATTTTTTTTGGTCTGGGAGGGCAGCTGGTTCTGCTGGGGGAAGTCATCCGGCTGGAGCAGTGGGCAGTTATTGTCTGGGCGGTTGTTCTGGGCCGGTTCGGGGCCTGGGCACTTGCCTTTGTGGGAAAAGATCTGTCCCGGCCAGGCCTTGGATCATTATTTATCAAGGGAGGAACCAGGACCCGGGCAATCGTCCTTAATCTGGCGGTGACTCTGGGTCTGGCCCTGGTCCTGGTTCCGATTAAGACAGTGCTGATATCCGGACTGCTTTTGGCTGGAGGACTTGTTTTTTTCTACAGACTGGGCCGGAAAATGAAAGGAATCAACGGTGATTTCCTGGGTGCAGCCATCATCTGGGGAGAGATCAGCGGACTCCTGGGGCATCTGATTTTGTAGCCATCCAGTCTGGTTTCAGAGATATTCGCTGAAGCGATTGCTTAAATTTCAGCATGTAATTTTTTGAGCATAGTTGACAAAACCCAAAAAACCAGGGTAATGGTAATACCATTGCCCTGGTTTTTTGGGTTTAAGCTGCCAGAAGAAAAAAAGATTTTTATGTACCAAAGCTCGGCTTTTAGGTTTGAAGCTGG is a window from the Desulfonatronovibrio hydrogenovorans DSM 9292 genome containing:
- a CDS encoding adenosylcobinamide-GDP ribazoletransferase, translating into MQAASSFMLAMSFLTRMVPARSGDEESLAGSMAWFSLVGLVLGVIMVLPCLLGLAGNYPLVQALMVLGLGFYLTRGLHWDGWADLWDGWASQADGERFWTIVKDSRTGAFGVAGIFFGLGGQLVLLGEVIRLEQWAVIVWAVVLGRFGAWALAFVGKDLSRPGLGSLFIKGGTRTRAIVLNLAVTLGLALVLVPIKTVLISGLLLAGGLVFFYRLGRKMKGINGDFLGAAIIWGEISGLLGHLIL